In Actinoplanes sp. NBC_00393, a single genomic region encodes these proteins:
- a CDS encoding glutamine synthetase family protein — MDRQQEFVLRTLEERDIRFVRLWFTDVLGTLKSVSVAPAELESAFEEGIGIDGSAIEGFARVYESDMIAMPDPTTFQVFPFEGGQSGESARMFCDILLPDGSPAWADPRHVLRRSLAKAAEKGFTFYTHPEVEFFLVQDGPNDGSVPIPVDSGGYFDHTTHAVARDFRRQAVLALERIGISVEFSHHEVAPGQQEIDLRYADALTTADNIMTFRHVVKEVALSQGVKATFMPKPYTDQPGSGMHTHLSLMEGERNAFFDSEDPQRLSKTARAFIAGLLVHAREYTAITNQWVNSYKRLFPLQLPDRITESPAFVSWGHLNRSALVRVPAFGKPSSARVEVRSIDSAANPYLAFAVMLGAGLKGIEEGYELPPGAEDDVWSLSPAERKAAGYEALPENLSEAIDVMSGSELVAEVLGEHVFDFFLRNKRAEWEQFRREVTPYERQRYLGAL, encoded by the coding sequence GTGGACCGACAGCAGGAGTTCGTGCTTCGTACGCTCGAGGAGCGCGACATCCGTTTTGTCCGGCTCTGGTTCACCGACGTGCTGGGCACCCTCAAGAGCGTCTCGGTCGCGCCCGCGGAGCTGGAGTCCGCGTTCGAGGAGGGCATCGGGATCGACGGCTCGGCGATCGAGGGCTTCGCCCGGGTCTACGAGTCCGACATGATCGCCATGCCGGATCCGACGACGTTCCAGGTCTTCCCGTTCGAGGGTGGGCAGAGCGGCGAGAGCGCCCGGATGTTCTGCGACATCCTGCTGCCCGACGGCAGCCCGGCCTGGGCCGACCCGCGCCACGTGCTGCGCCGCTCGCTGGCCAAGGCCGCCGAGAAGGGCTTCACCTTCTACACCCACCCCGAGGTCGAGTTCTTCCTGGTTCAGGACGGGCCGAACGACGGTTCGGTGCCGATCCCGGTGGACAGCGGCGGCTACTTCGACCACACCACCCACGCGGTGGCCCGCGACTTCCGCCGCCAGGCCGTGCTCGCCCTGGAGCGGATCGGCATCTCGGTGGAGTTCAGCCACCACGAGGTCGCGCCCGGCCAGCAGGAGATCGACCTGCGGTACGCGGACGCGCTGACCACCGCCGACAACATCATGACGTTCCGGCACGTGGTGAAGGAGGTGGCGCTCTCCCAGGGGGTGAAGGCCACCTTCATGCCGAAGCCGTACACCGATCAGCCCGGCTCCGGCATGCACACCCACCTGTCGCTGATGGAGGGCGAGCGCAACGCGTTCTTCGACAGCGAGGACCCGCAGCGGCTGTCCAAGACGGCGCGGGCGTTCATCGCCGGTCTGCTGGTGCACGCCCGGGAGTACACGGCGATCACCAACCAGTGGGTGAACTCGTACAAGCGGCTCTTCCCGCTGCAGCTGCCGGACCGGATCACCGAGTCCCCGGCGTTCGTGAGCTGGGGGCACCTCAACCGGTCCGCGCTGGTCCGGGTGCCGGCGTTCGGCAAGCCGAGCTCGGCGCGGGTGGAGGTCCGGTCGATCGACTCGGCCGCGAACCCGTACCTGGCTTTTGCCGTGATGCTCGGCGCCGGCCTCAAGGGCATCGAGGAGGGCTACGAGCTGCCCCCGGGCGCCGAGGACGACGTGTGGTCGCTGTCGCCGGCCGAGCGCAAGGCCGCGGGGTACGAAGCGCTGCCGGAGAACCTGTCCGAGGCGATCGACGTGATGTCCGGCTCTGAGCTGGTCGCCGAGGTGCTCGGCGAGCACGTCTTCGACTTCTTCCTCCGGAACAAGCGGGCCGAGTGGGAGCAGTTCCGCCGCGAGGTCACGCCGTACGAGCGTCAGCGCTACCTAGGCGCGCTCTGA
- a CDS encoding RNA polymerase sigma factor: MVAPEDADAVVRAAQSGDEDAFRQLYRRQQPALLRYLRVLVGDDAEDVASEAWFQIARDLRSFSGDWDGFRGWTVTIARHRAMDLLRAQRRRPQTSAPVEQLAEVRADDDTADRALELVTTDAAVALIASLPPEMAEAVMLRVVVGLDARTTGEILGRRAGAVRTAAYRGLRQLAQRLAQRDPRPGPRAAEAVPSSGPRSAERDPGSDVRESRHLRVAQSAARDLRPAEPVTSSPAPALKEWR; this comes from the coding sequence ATGGTGGCACCGGAGGACGCCGACGCGGTGGTGCGCGCCGCGCAGTCCGGTGACGAGGACGCGTTCCGGCAGCTCTACCGGCGGCAGCAACCGGCGCTGCTGCGCTATCTGCGGGTGCTGGTCGGCGACGACGCCGAGGACGTCGCCTCCGAGGCCTGGTTCCAGATCGCCCGGGATCTGCGCTCGTTCAGCGGGGACTGGGACGGCTTCCGCGGCTGGACCGTGACGATCGCCCGGCACCGGGCCATGGACCTGCTGCGTGCCCAGCGGCGGCGTCCGCAGACGAGCGCGCCGGTCGAGCAGCTCGCCGAGGTACGCGCCGACGACGACACCGCGGACCGGGCTCTGGAGCTGGTCACCACGGATGCGGCGGTCGCGCTGATCGCGTCGCTGCCGCCGGAGATGGCCGAGGCCGTGATGCTGCGCGTGGTGGTCGGGCTGGACGCCCGGACCACCGGCGAGATCCTTGGGCGGCGGGCCGGAGCGGTGCGCACCGCGGCCTACCGAGGATTGCGGCAGCTGGCCCAGCGCCTGGCCCAGCGCGATCCACGCCCGGGCCCTCGCGCGGCTGAAGCTGTTCCAAGCTCAGGCCCTCGCTCGGCTGAGCGTGACCCAGGCTCGGATGTTCGGGAATCTCGCCATCTGCGCGTGGCTCAGTCGGCGGCCCGGGATCTGCGGCCGGCGGAGCCGGTGACATCTTCGCCCGCTCCGGCGCTGAAGGAGTGGAGATGA
- a CDS encoding DUF350 domain-containing protein translates to MLQDLLEGAGRSIVFGLIGIGLMAVGYVLIDLLTPGKLRDLIWTERNPNASLLLAANQLGIAAIVFTAIFTSYDSFGQGVASTVLFGLVGIGIMGLAFLVLDWMTPGKLGEVICTPDRHGGAMVSAASHFGAALIVCACIS, encoded by the coding sequence GTGCTGCAAGATCTGCTGGAGGGCGCCGGGCGAAGCATCGTGTTCGGGCTGATCGGAATCGGTCTGATGGCCGTTGGTTACGTGCTGATCGATCTGCTCACCCCGGGCAAGCTGCGGGACCTGATCTGGACGGAGCGTAACCCGAACGCGTCTCTGCTCCTCGCCGCCAACCAGCTCGGCATCGCCGCGATCGTCTTCACCGCGATCTTCACGAGCTACGACTCGTTCGGGCAGGGCGTCGCCTCCACGGTGCTCTTCGGCCTGGTCGGCATCGGCATCATGGGCCTGGCCTTCCTGGTCCTGGACTGGATGACCCCCGGCAAGCTCGGCGAGGTCATCTGCACCCCCGACCGCCACGGCGGCGCGATGGTCAGCGCAGCCTCGCACTTCGGCGCGGCCTTGATCGTCTGCGCCTGCATCTCCTGA
- a CDS encoding low temperature requirement protein A, which yields MTQESAGFRVSTLELFFDLVFVFTVMQLSETFADDFSAGGLLDVVLILLVLWWMYSGYAWLTNAVGPTSSGRRTLLLAGMAGFLVMALAIPEAFGDYGWIFGTAYVVVNVVHSVLFLHGGPGAVRMMRTLGPLNLLAAGLVLAGGLLPEPYRHLCWIAAPLVQIGGGYLHAIEMHAITAAHFVERHALVMIIAIGESIIAIGLGFRDVRLDGGTILVAVLGLGIAYYLWWCYFAGDDKRSEEVLAHVTDPRRRSRLALNAWGYAHLPMLLGIVVMAVGIKKTVGHAFEPLHWGPAFALSGGVALYLLGHAGFLRLLRLPGIPYRLVTAAAVLATAPLGHMLAVAQLVAIPLIMAAGAIAEDLPRVRRLGMAAAIGDFGRGQ from the coding sequence ATGACGCAGGAGTCCGCCGGTTTCCGGGTGTCCACCCTGGAACTCTTCTTCGATCTGGTCTTCGTCTTCACGGTCATGCAGCTCAGCGAGACGTTCGCCGACGACTTCTCGGCGGGCGGGCTGCTCGACGTGGTCCTGATCCTGCTGGTGCTCTGGTGGATGTACTCCGGCTACGCCTGGCTCACCAACGCGGTCGGGCCGACCAGCAGCGGGCGGCGTACCCTCTTGCTCGCCGGCATGGCCGGTTTCCTGGTGATGGCCCTAGCCATCCCGGAGGCGTTCGGTGACTACGGCTGGATCTTCGGCACCGCCTACGTGGTGGTGAACGTGGTCCACTCGGTGCTGTTCCTGCACGGCGGGCCGGGCGCGGTCCGGATGATGCGCACCCTCGGCCCGCTCAACCTGCTCGCCGCCGGCCTGGTGCTCGCCGGCGGTCTGCTGCCCGAGCCCTACCGGCACCTGTGCTGGATCGCGGCCCCGCTGGTGCAGATCGGCGGCGGCTACCTGCACGCGATCGAGATGCACGCGATCACCGCCGCACACTTCGTCGAACGCCACGCCCTGGTCATGATCATTGCGATCGGCGAGTCGATCATCGCGATCGGGCTGGGCTTCCGCGACGTCCGCCTCGACGGCGGAACGATCCTGGTCGCCGTACTCGGCCTCGGCATCGCGTACTACCTCTGGTGGTGCTATTTCGCCGGCGACGACAAGCGGTCCGAGGAGGTGCTCGCGCATGTCACCGACCCGCGCCGGCGCAGCCGCCTCGCCCTCAACGCCTGGGGATACGCCCACCTGCCGATGCTGCTCGGCATCGTGGTGATGGCCGTCGGCATCAAGAAGACGGTCGGCCACGCCTTCGAACCCCTGCACTGGGGCCCCGCCTTCGCCCTGTCCGGTGGCGTAGCCCTCTACCTGCTCGGCCACGCCGGCTTCCTGCGCCTGCTGCGATTGCCTGGCATCCCTTACCGCCTGGTCACGGCCGCCGCGGTGCTGGCCACCGCGCCCCTCGGGCACATGCTCGCGGTGGCCCAGCTGGTCGCCATCCCGCTGATCATGGCGGCCGGCGCCATCGCCGAAGACCTCCCCCGCGTGCGCCGGCTGGGCATGGCCGCCGCCATCGGCGATTTCGGCCGAGGTCAATAA
- a CDS encoding GNAT family N-acetyltransferase, which yields MANDTIHLEPVTADNWRDCAGLAVHPQQRDFVSEVTYYLCLCNYGDTWNPLAVYRGDEVVGFVMWGVDDDQSRWIGGFVIDAKHQGQGIGTAVVELLRQQLIAEPGTPNVALSYLPANEGARRLYLSLGFVETGETDGDEVIARWTGSVVPQV from the coding sequence ATGGCCAACGACACCATCCACCTCGAACCGGTCACCGCGGACAACTGGCGGGACTGTGCCGGCCTCGCTGTTCACCCTCAGCAGCGGGACTTCGTGTCCGAGGTGACCTACTACCTCTGCCTGTGCAACTACGGCGACACCTGGAACCCGCTCGCCGTCTACCGGGGTGACGAGGTGGTCGGCTTCGTGATGTGGGGCGTCGACGACGATCAGAGCCGGTGGATCGGTGGCTTCGTGATCGATGCGAAACACCAGGGGCAGGGCATCGGTACGGCGGTGGTCGAACTGCTGCGGCAACAGCTGATCGCCGAGCCCGGCACCCCGAACGTGGCGCTCAGCTACCTGCCCGCCAACGAGGGGGCCCGCCGTCTCTACCTGTCGCTCGGCTTCGTGGAGACCGGCGAGACCGACGGCGACGAGGTGATCGCCCGGTGGACGGGTTCTGTCGTACCCCAGGTCTAG
- a CDS encoding helix-turn-helix transcriptional regulator: protein MNRTDRLYALVEELRAVAPRPRSARWLAERFEVSARTVERDISALQQSGTPIYAEPGRTGGYCLDRAHTLPPVNLTPEEAVAMALALRRMAGTPFRQPAASALRKLVAAMHADDAAAARAMAERIHLVGDTPPATMPRLAAGTLPVGRVLRIGYADRYGVVTTREIEPLGYVGVRDQWYLIAWCRLRGSVRVFRPDRITAVTPTRESVPPRSLTEGDLDIPPDRLRRLSLS from the coding sequence GTGAACCGGACTGATCGCCTCTATGCCCTGGTGGAGGAGCTGCGCGCGGTGGCGCCGCGACCACGCAGCGCGCGCTGGCTGGCCGAGCGGTTCGAGGTCAGCGCGCGCACGGTGGAGCGTGACATCTCCGCGTTGCAGCAGTCCGGCACCCCGATCTACGCGGAGCCGGGCCGCACCGGCGGCTACTGCCTTGATCGTGCGCACACCCTGCCACCGGTCAACCTGACGCCGGAGGAGGCGGTTGCGATGGCGCTCGCGCTGCGCCGGATGGCCGGCACACCGTTCCGGCAGCCGGCGGCGAGCGCCCTGCGCAAGCTGGTCGCGGCGATGCACGCCGATGACGCGGCCGCAGCGCGGGCGATGGCCGAGCGGATCCATCTGGTCGGCGACACGCCACCGGCGACGATGCCGCGGCTGGCAGCCGGCACGCTGCCGGTGGGCCGGGTGCTGCGCATCGGCTATGCCGACCGGTACGGCGTCGTGACGACCCGGGAAATCGAGCCTCTGGGGTATGTCGGGGTCCGCGACCAGTGGTATCTGATCGCCTGGTGCCGGCTGCGCGGGTCGGTTCGGGTGTTCCGGCCGGACCGGATCACCGCGGTGACGCCGACCCGGGAGTCGGTGCCACCGCGGTCGCTGACCGAGGGCGATCTTGATATCCCGCCGGACCGGCTGCGCCGGCTGAGCCTGAGCTGA
- a CDS encoding VOC family protein, which translates to MSATNQIGWIEVGADRPEEAERFYGQMFGWNFADDDDSVGPDGQPYRIVTGPGGGAPLGGFYGTGGKVPPQAIFMVLVADTEAACRQAEAAGGKVLVGPQREPSGLVFARLADPAGTLFGVFTPPARP; encoded by the coding sequence GTGAGCGCGACGAACCAGATCGGCTGGATCGAGGTGGGCGCCGACCGGCCGGAGGAGGCCGAGCGGTTCTACGGCCAGATGTTCGGGTGGAACTTTGCGGACGACGACGACTCGGTGGGGCCGGACGGGCAGCCCTACCGGATCGTGACCGGGCCGGGTGGGGGCGCGCCGCTGGGCGGCTTCTACGGCACCGGCGGGAAGGTCCCGCCCCAGGCGATCTTCATGGTGCTGGTGGCAGACACCGAGGCGGCCTGCCGCCAGGCCGAAGCGGCCGGCGGCAAGGTCCTGGTCGGCCCGCAGCGTGAACCGAGCGGCCTGGTCTTCGCCCGCTTGGCCGACCCGGCCGGCACCCTTTTCGGCGTCTTCACCCCACCGGCCCGCCCCTGA